From Deltaproteobacteria bacterium, one genomic window encodes:
- a CDS encoding FkbM family methyltransferase, with protein sequence MGFFRDINRFVNEKKRGMLSSLFFGKSRWQRTFEYLYRISLKGMNIGLGPSLADSGEVGVIRRVAAKVTAPGGAVLFDVGANEGEYSRLLVSHFPGDSRIYAFEPSKRTFERLTAAVKDLPTVTCHNAGLGSIKGTLTLHYNIDGSDQASVHGKRSGQAGEVSETVTITTIDAFCRDNGIKKIDFMKIDVEGHELEVLKGAASMLEANAIDYIQFEFGKPNIESRTFFRDFYDMLSPRYEIYRVLKDGVRRIDRYRELHEVFVVVTNFLAVRKNLSI encoded by the coding sequence ATGGGATTTTTCAGGGACATAAACCGTTTTGTCAACGAAAAGAAGCGCGGCATGCTGAGTTCTCTGTTTTTTGGCAAGTCGCGCTGGCAAAGGACGTTTGAGTACCTTTACCGCATTTCGCTAAAGGGCATGAACATCGGCCTTGGGCCGTCCCTTGCCGACAGCGGCGAGGTCGGCGTGATACGTCGGGTTGCCGCGAAAGTTACGGCGCCAGGCGGCGCCGTGCTCTTCGATGTCGGCGCCAACGAAGGCGAGTACTCGAGGCTACTGGTCTCGCATTTTCCTGGTGACAGCAGGATATACGCATTCGAGCCTTCGAAGAGGACCTTTGAGAGGCTTACGGCGGCAGTTAAGGACTTACCGACCGTCACATGCCATAATGCAGGGTTGGGCTCTATTAAAGGCACGCTGACGCTGCATTACAACATAGACGGAAGCGACCAGGCAAGTGTTCACGGTAAAAGAAGCGGACAGGCCGGTGAGGTTAGCGAGACGGTTACAATAACCACCATCGACGCGTTTTGCCGTGATAACGGGATAAAAAAAATAGATTTCATGAAGATAGACGTCGAGGGGCACGAACTCGAGGTGCTAAAGGGCGCTGCCTCCATGCTAGAGGCCAACGCTATTGATTATATACAGTTCGAGTTTGGCAAGCCCAATATCGAATCACGCACGTTCTTCAGGGATTTTTACGACATGCTATCGCCGCGTTATGAGATTTACAGGGTATTGAAGGACGGCGTGAGACGCATAGACAGGTACAGGGAGCTGCACGAGGTGTTCGTTGTGGTCACGAATTTTCTGGCTGTAAGAAAGAACCTGAGTATATAG
- a CDS encoding glycosyltransferase — protein sequence MATGQSGMVSVVIPTFNRALLLKEAVVSVLAQTYVNLEVIIVDDGSTDNTGEVVTALGDSRIRYIKKPNGGVSSARNRGIEEATGEFIAFLDSDDMWRPTKVEKQIGALCDNPAFDVCCTGFDIIGNDGRVFDTLVPKLPADGRVLDALLGGRTGFVPVQSLLVRKECLLSLRFDAELKVAEDQLFVLNLALDRKVFIIREPLLMYRRHDGVRLSLTDFEAALYYSQKSFEKFMALNSGRVDMSAKKKFDSGLCYIRGKERFRRGEPFFSAYKEFLKAAIIWPFNVKVYAWLLNPLKGLKRILRSRALRQA from the coding sequence ATGGCAACAGGACAAAGCGGCATGGTCAGCGTGGTCATTCCGACCTTTAACAGGGCTCTACTCCTGAAGGAGGCCGTAGTAAGCGTACTTGCCCAGACCTACGTAAACCTCGAAGTCATCATCGTAGACGACGGCTCGACAGACAATACCGGCGAGGTTGTTACTGCGCTCGGTGATTCGCGCATACGTTATATAAAAAAGCCAAACGGCGGCGTATCGAGCGCAAGGAACCGCGGAATAGAAGAGGCAACAGGTGAGTTCATTGCCTTTCTCGATTCCGACGACATGTGGAGGCCGACGAAGGTCGAAAAGCAGATTGGCGCGCTTTGTGATAACCCGGCCTTCGACGTCTGCTGCACGGGGTTTGACATCATCGGAAATGACGGACGCGTGTTCGATACATTGGTGCCTAAATTACCGGCCGACGGGCGCGTGCTGGATGCGCTGCTTGGCGGAAGAACAGGGTTTGTTCCTGTGCAATCGCTTCTTGTAAGGAAGGAGTGCCTTCTTTCCCTTCGCTTTGACGCAGAGCTTAAGGTGGCTGAAGACCAGCTCTTTGTATTAAACCTTGCCCTTGACCGCAAGGTCTTTATTATCAGGGAACCGCTTCTGATGTATAGAAGGCACGATGGTGTGAGGCTCTCGTTAACCGATTTCGAGGCAGCGTTGTATTATTCGCAAAAGAGTTTCGAGAAGTTCATGGCGCTAAACAGCGGGCGCGTCGATATGTCGGCAAAAAAGAAGTTCGACTCCGGGCTCTGCTACATAAGGGGCAAGGAGAGGTTTAGGCGCGGAGAGCCGTTTTTTTCGGCATACAAGGAGTTTTTAAAGGCCGCCATCATATGGCCGTTCAACGTAAAGGTCTATGCGTGGCTATTAAATCCGCTAAAAGGGCTTAAACGCATCTTAAGGAGTCGTGCGCTTAGGCAGGCATAG
- the fabG gene encoding 3-oxoacyl-[acyl-carrier-protein] reductase produces MILKDKVALITGGARGIGREIALKFAKEGANLFIVDVNEEESAKTVADIKALGQKAASMKVNVVSPAETEAMVDEAVKELGGLHILVNNAGITRDKLIMRMSEEDWDAVLDVNLKGSFNCIKSAVKVMSKAKYGRIVNIASIVGLMGNAGQANYSASKAGLIGLTKTVAREYASRGITCNAVAPGFIDTAMTQAMPEKAREALISQIPLSRLGTSDDVASGVLFLSSDAASYVTGNVLSINGGLYM; encoded by the coding sequence ATGATATTGAAAGATAAGGTCGCTCTTATAACAGGGGGCGCAAGGGGCATAGGCAGAGAGATAGCTCTAAAATTCGCAAAAGAAGGTGCGAACCTGTTTATCGTAGACGTGAACGAGGAAGAGAGCGCGAAGACCGTAGCCGATATAAAGGCCCTTGGCCAAAAGGCCGCCTCGATGAAGGTCAATGTCGTAAGCCCGGCAGAGACCGAGGCAATGGTGGATGAAGCGGTAAAGGAGCTTGGCGGCCTTCACATACTCGTAAACAACGCCGGCATCACCAGAGATAAGCTCATCATGCGCATGAGCGAAGAGGACTGGGACGCCGTGCTGGATGTCAATTTGAAGGGCTCGTTTAACTGCATAAAGAGCGCGGTGAAGGTCATGAGCAAGGCAAAGTACGGTAGAATTGTCAACATCGCATCGATTGTAGGGCTTATGGGCAATGCCGGGCAGGCCAATTACTCTGCCAGCAAGGCCGGGCTCATAGGGCTTACGAAGACCGTTGCAAGGGAGTATGCATCAAGAGGGATTACCTGCAATGCCGTTGCCCCGGGCTTCATCGACACAGCAATGACGCAGGCCATGCCAGAGAAGGCAAGGGAAGCGCTTATAAGCCAGATACCTCTTTCAAGGCTCGGTACTTCCGACGACGTGGCAAGCGGCGTGCTCTTTCTCTCATCCGACGCTGCAAGCTATGTTACGGGTAACGTCCTCAGTATAAACGGCGGGCTCTACATGTAG